The proteins below come from a single Serratia ficaria genomic window:
- a CDS encoding Na+/H+ antiporter, with amino-acid sequence MEIFFTILILILVVSLSGVVTRMLPFQVPLPLMQIAIGALLAWPHFGLHVDFDPELFLVLFIPPLLFADGWKTPTREFLHHGREILGLALVLVLITVVGVGYLIYAMVPGIPLVAAFALAAVLSPTDAVALSGIVGKGRIPKQIMGVLEGEALMNDASGLVSLKFAIAVAMGTMVFTVGGATLEFLKVAIGGLLAGVAVTWLYSKSLRVMSRWSGDDPATQIVFLLLLPFASYLIAEHIGVSGILAAVAAGMTISQSGVIRNAPLAMRLRANSVWAMLEFVFNGMVFIMLGLQLPGILETSILQAELDPTIQTWYLFADVATIYAALLVLRFTWLWLMKNASKRFMKKRPLQFGDYSTRELWVASFAGVRGAITLAGVLSIPLLLSDGSAFPARYQLVFIAAGVILLSLIVGVLALPLLLRGVQVADKSASKSEERMAIAMAAEVAIESVNKMEERLAADTEENLDPQVLKEISSRVVGTLRRRITSKDDIENALALENLERRFRLTALRAERGELYHLRATQKISNETLQKLLHDLDLLEALLIEREG; translated from the coding sequence ATGGAAATCTTTTTTACAATCCTCATTTTGATCCTGGTGGTCTCCCTGTCCGGGGTGGTGACACGCATGTTGCCGTTCCAGGTGCCGCTGCCGTTAATGCAAATCGCCATCGGGGCGCTGTTGGCCTGGCCGCATTTCGGGCTGCACGTCGACTTTGATCCCGAACTGTTCCTGGTGCTGTTCATACCGCCGCTGCTGTTCGCCGACGGCTGGAAAACGCCGACGCGCGAGTTTTTGCACCATGGGCGAGAAATTCTCGGCCTGGCGCTGGTGCTGGTGTTGATCACCGTCGTCGGCGTCGGCTACCTGATTTACGCCATGGTGCCGGGCATTCCGCTGGTGGCGGCCTTTGCGCTGGCGGCGGTGCTGTCGCCGACCGACGCCGTGGCGCTGTCCGGCATCGTAGGCAAAGGGCGCATTCCCAAGCAGATCATGGGCGTGCTCGAGGGCGAGGCGCTGATGAACGACGCGTCCGGCCTGGTGTCGTTGAAGTTCGCCATCGCGGTGGCGATGGGCACCATGGTGTTCACCGTCGGCGGCGCCACCCTCGAATTCCTCAAGGTGGCGATCGGCGGCCTGTTGGCCGGCGTGGCGGTTACCTGGCTCTACAGTAAATCGCTGCGGGTGATGAGCCGCTGGAGCGGTGACGACCCGGCCACCCAGATTGTCTTCCTGCTGCTGCTGCCGTTCGCCTCGTATCTGATCGCCGAACATATCGGCGTCTCGGGCATCCTGGCGGCGGTGGCCGCGGGCATGACCATCAGCCAGTCCGGCGTGATCCGCAACGCGCCGCTGGCGATGCGCCTGCGCGCCAACAGCGTCTGGGCGATGCTGGAGTTTGTGTTCAACGGCATGGTGTTCATCATGTTGGGGCTGCAGCTGCCGGGCATTCTGGAGACGTCAATCCTGCAGGCCGAGCTGGACCCGACCATCCAGACCTGGTACCTGTTCGCCGACGTGGCGACCATCTACGCCGCGTTGCTGGTGCTGCGTTTCACCTGGCTGTGGCTGATGAAAAACGCCAGCAAGCGCTTTATGAAAAAGCGTCCGCTGCAGTTTGGCGATTACAGCACCCGCGAACTGTGGGTCGCCTCTTTCGCCGGGGTGCGCGGGGCGATTACCCTGGCCGGCGTGCTGTCGATACCGCTGCTGCTGAGCGACGGCAGCGCCTTCCCGGCGCGTTATCAGCTGGTGTTTATCGCCGCCGGGGTGATACTGCTGTCGCTGATCGTCGGCGTGCTGGCGCTGCCGCTGTTGCTGCGCGGGGTACAGGTGGCGGACAAGAGCGCCAGCAAGAGCGAAGAGCGCATGGCGATCGCCATGGCCGCCGAAGTGGCGATCGAGAGCGTGAACAAGATGGAAGAGCGCCTGGCCGCCGACACCGAGGAAAACCTCGATCCGCAGGTGCTGAAAGAGATCAGTTCCCGGGTGGTGGGCACGCTGCGGCGGCGCATCACCTCCAAGGACGATATCGAGAATGCGCTGGCGCTGGAAAACCTCGAGCGGCGTTTCCGCCTGACGGCGCTGCGCGCCGAACGCGGCGAGCTGTATCACCTGCGCGCCACGCAGAAAATCAGCAACGAGACGCTGCAGAAGCTGCTGCACGATCTCGACCTGCTGGAAGCGTTGCTGATAGAACGCGAAGGGTAA
- a CDS encoding DUF1360 domain-containing protein, whose translation MTSALASDLSVCLMIALASASISMTLTQTELFAALRAWAARKNALLGHLFKCFYCMSHWVVIAGMLVYRPALLHSGIGPVDWVMTAFIVLTVTTFINGLLFKAFQAAVRTHVMKHEAQQMLNPHESRRGAHEPEHQ comes from the coding sequence ATGACATCCGCACTGGCTTCAGATCTCTCGGTATGCCTGATGATCGCGCTGGCGTCGGCCAGCATTTCCATGACGCTGACCCAAACCGAACTCTTCGCGGCGCTGCGGGCCTGGGCGGCGCGCAAAAACGCCCTGCTGGGCCATCTGTTCAAATGCTTTTACTGCATGAGCCACTGGGTGGTGATAGCCGGGATGCTGGTTTACCGCCCCGCGTTGCTGCACAGCGGCATCGGCCCGGTCGACTGGGTGATGACCGCCTTTATCGTGCTCACCGTCACCACCTTCATTAACGGCCTGCTGTTTAAAGCGTTTCAGGCGGCCGTTCGCACTCATGTGATGAAGCACGAGGCGCAGCAGATGTTGAACCCGCATGAGTCGCGACGAGGCGCACATGAACCAGAACACCAATGA
- a CDS encoding LysR family transcriptional regulator, translating to MLGHLECFVSSAENGSFSAAGRKLGISPAAVGKNVTKLETLVGVRLFQRNTRKLILTEAGERFLQEVSGGLQTIQCALKGLSSGGGVAAGTLKISMGTAFGLHFVLPMLPDFLARYPAIVPDWHFDNRQVDLIGDHFDAAIGGGIELAQGMIARELAPAHGVLVASAQYLRNRPPLQQPEQLAEHAGIFIRSPQTGRVRNLPLRNAQNEQRAPAMAMKMTVNEPDAAARAAEMGLGIALIGMPNALPYLESGRLVRVLPGWYVDRGSVYLYFPTTKFLPTKTRAFVDYITEQFRLQRLATRFDAR from the coding sequence ATGCTGGGTCATCTGGAATGCTTCGTCAGCAGCGCGGAAAACGGCAGCTTCTCCGCCGCCGGCCGCAAGCTGGGCATCAGCCCGGCGGCGGTGGGCAAGAATGTCACCAAGCTGGAGACGCTGGTTGGCGTGCGGCTGTTTCAACGCAACACCCGTAAGCTGATCCTCACCGAGGCCGGCGAGCGCTTTTTGCAGGAGGTGAGCGGGGGATTGCAGACCATCCAGTGCGCGCTGAAAGGGCTGAGCAGCGGCGGCGGCGTGGCGGCCGGCACGCTGAAGATCAGCATGGGCACCGCTTTCGGCCTGCATTTCGTGTTGCCGATGCTGCCGGATTTTTTGGCGCGCTACCCGGCGATCGTCCCCGACTGGCATTTCGACAATCGCCAGGTGGATCTGATTGGCGATCATTTCGACGCGGCAATAGGCGGCGGCATCGAGCTGGCGCAGGGCATGATCGCGCGCGAACTGGCGCCGGCCCACGGGGTGCTGGTGGCTTCGGCGCAGTATCTGCGCAACCGACCGCCGCTGCAGCAGCCGGAACAGCTGGCGGAGCATGCGGGCATTTTCATCCGTTCGCCGCAAACCGGCCGCGTGCGCAACCTGCCGCTGCGCAACGCGCAAAACGAACAGCGGGCGCCGGCGATGGCGATGAAGATGACGGTGAACGAGCCGGACGCGGCGGCGCGGGCGGCGGAAATGGGGCTGGGCATCGCGCTGATCGGCATGCCGAACGCGCTGCCTTACCTGGAGAGCGGCCGATTGGTGCGGGTGTTGCCGGGCTGGTATGTCGATCGCGGCAGCGTATACCTCTATTTCCCCACCACCAAATTCCTGCCGACCAAAACCCGGGCGTTTGTCGATTACATCACCGAACAGTTTCGCCTGCAGCGGCTGGCGACGCGTTTCGACGCCCGCTGA
- a CDS encoding Rrf2 family transcriptional regulator — MRQDNKLSRMLHVLLHMARHEGVYTSEQIAAMLGTNSAVVRRTLAGLRDAGFVTSEKGHHGGWRIAGDLRNISLLDIYRAVGVKQLFAIGDGEEHPECAVEAAVNQALGNVLDEAERALLARFADISLADLKDRFDRHFPAGPDADTAACLDGANA; from the coding sequence ATGCGTCAGGACAACAAGCTTTCGCGCATGCTGCACGTATTGCTGCATATGGCGCGCCACGAGGGGGTCTATACCTCGGAACAGATCGCCGCGATGCTGGGCACCAACAGCGCCGTAGTCAGGCGCACCCTGGCCGGCCTGCGCGACGCCGGTTTCGTTACGTCGGAGAAAGGCCACCACGGCGGCTGGCGCATCGCCGGCGATCTGCGGAATATCAGCCTGCTGGATATCTATCGCGCGGTGGGCGTTAAGCAGCTGTTCGCCATCGGCGACGGGGAGGAGCACCCGGAGTGCGCGGTCGAGGCGGCGGTGAATCAGGCGCTGGGCAACGTGCTGGATGAGGCCGAACGGGCGCTGCTGGCGCGCTTTGCCGACATCAGCCTGGCAGACCTGAAGGATAGGTTCGATCGCCACTTCCCGGCAGGGCCGGATGCCGATACGGCGGCCTGCCTCGACGGCGCCAACGCGTAA
- a CDS encoding glutathione S-transferase family protein, whose product MIIVHHLNNSRSQRILWFLEELGVPYQVQRYQRDPQTMLAPLALKNIHPLGKSPVIVDGDLTLAESGAIIEYLQEAYDAQGLFIPTDYHARQQYRYWLHYAEGSLMPLLVMKLVFSRLGQPPIPWLLRPVAGAIGKGVQREYLDKQIAPHCEYLEQHLNKGTWFVGNEFSAADIQMSFPLEAMAARGALDDCPKLRGYLQRIHARPAYQRALEQGGPYALLS is encoded by the coding sequence ATGATCATCGTTCATCATCTGAATAACTCGCGTTCGCAGCGCATCCTGTGGTTTTTGGAAGAGCTGGGGGTGCCTTACCAGGTACAGCGCTATCAGCGCGATCCGCAAACCATGCTGGCGCCGCTGGCGCTGAAAAACATCCATCCGCTGGGCAAATCGCCGGTGATCGTCGACGGCGATCTGACGCTGGCGGAGTCCGGCGCCATCATCGAGTACCTGCAGGAAGCCTATGATGCGCAGGGGCTGTTCATCCCCACCGACTACCACGCTCGTCAGCAATACCGCTACTGGCTGCACTACGCCGAAGGTTCGCTGATGCCGCTGCTGGTGATGAAGCTGGTGTTCAGCCGGCTGGGCCAGCCGCCGATCCCCTGGCTGCTGCGGCCGGTGGCCGGCGCGATCGGCAAGGGCGTGCAGCGCGAGTACCTCGACAAGCAGATTGCGCCGCATTGCGAATACCTCGAGCAGCACCTGAATAAAGGCACCTGGTTTGTCGGCAACGAATTCAGCGCGGCGGATATTCAGATGAGCTTTCCGCTGGAGGCGATGGCGGCGCGCGGCGCGCTGGACGATTGCCCGAAGCTGCGCGGCTACCTGCAGCGCATTCATGCCCGTCCCGCTTACCAGCGGGCGCTGGAGCAGGGCGGTCCGTACGCGCTGCTGAGCTAG
- a CDS encoding lipocalin-like domain-containing protein: MSINAFIGSWSLVSSVFKGEDGRINYPLGEQVLGRINYEANGTMAAQLYSATRPRFAADDLALGSEREIHAAFINMICYFGRYQVDESDQRVVHQVEGSSFPNWIGSRQVRFYSFIGDRLMLRTVPLQIGNGVQVGELVWQRLGTSS; encoded by the coding sequence ATGTCAATCAACGCGTTTATCGGCAGCTGGTCGCTGGTGTCTTCCGTGTTTAAAGGCGAAGACGGCAGGATAAATTACCCCTTGGGCGAGCAGGTGCTGGGCCGCATCAACTACGAGGCCAACGGCACCATGGCGGCGCAGCTGTATAGCGCCACCCGGCCGCGCTTCGCCGCCGACGATTTGGCGCTGGGCAGCGAACGGGAAATCCACGCCGCCTTTATCAATATGATTTGTTATTTTGGCCGCTATCAGGTGGACGAGAGCGACCAGCGGGTGGTGCATCAGGTCGAGGGCAGCTCGTTCCCCAACTGGATCGGCAGCCGACAGGTGCGCTTCTACAGTTTCATCGGCGATCGGCTTATGCTGCGCACCGTGCCGCTGCAAATCGGCAACGGCGTGCAGGTTGGCGAGCTGGTGTGGCAACGGCTAGGGACCTCTTCATGA
- a CDS encoding VOC family protein has translation MATQIFVNLPVGDLPASMAFFSRLGFGFNAQFTDDTAACMVVSDSIYVMLLTHDKFKMFTPNPIGDARKATEVLVCLSQPSRAAVDELVRKAIAAGGNTYNQPQDYGFMYGHGFQDPDGHIWELMYMDENAPQAQ, from the coding sequence ATGGCTACGCAAATTTTTGTGAACCTGCCGGTTGGCGATCTGCCCGCGTCCATGGCATTTTTTAGCCGGCTGGGCTTCGGCTTTAACGCGCAGTTTACCGACGACACCGCCGCTTGCATGGTGGTCAGCGACAGCATTTACGTGATGCTGCTAACCCACGACAAGTTCAAAATGTTCACGCCGAACCCGATCGGCGACGCCAGAAAGGCCACCGAGGTATTGGTCTGCCTGTCGCAGCCCAGCAGAGCGGCGGTGGACGAGCTGGTGCGCAAGGCGATCGCCGCCGGCGGCAACACCTACAACCAGCCGCAGGATTACGGTTTCATGTATGGCCACGGCTTCCAGGATCCGGACGGTCACATCTGGGAGCTGATGTATATGGATGAAAACGCCCCGCAGGCGCAGTAA
- a CDS encoding class I SAM-dependent methyltransferase — MNQNTNDIFNGEFSRQYDAGNARFSAISDNLHFLIALLLKDLPADAHILCIGVGTGTEIVHLAGLYPGWRFTGVDPSADMLQVCASKLRRAGIGDRCALAAGYLQDLPGTADYDAALCLLVTHFILDGERGGLYRQTAARLKPAGRMVVAEIAGDMAAADFDQHLASWAAMQALAGQTPRTADELRTQLQQRLLLLPPAHTERLIAEAGFSAPQRFFQSLLIHAWAARKPA, encoded by the coding sequence ATGAACCAGAACACCAATGACATTTTCAACGGCGAGTTTTCCCGCCAGTATGACGCCGGCAACGCGCGCTTCAGTGCGATTAGCGACAATCTTCACTTTTTGATTGCGCTGCTGCTGAAGGATTTGCCCGCCGATGCGCACATCCTGTGCATCGGCGTGGGAACCGGCACCGAGATCGTCCATTTGGCCGGGCTGTACCCGGGCTGGCGTTTCACCGGCGTCGATCCCTCCGCCGATATGCTGCAGGTGTGCGCCAGTAAGCTGCGACGGGCGGGGATTGGCGATCGCTGCGCGTTGGCGGCGGGCTATCTGCAGGATCTGCCGGGCACGGCCGATTACGACGCCGCGCTGTGCCTGCTGGTAACCCACTTTATTCTTGATGGCGAACGCGGCGGCCTGTATCGCCAGACGGCGGCGCGGTTAAAACCCGCAGGCCGCATGGTGGTCGCCGAAATCGCCGGCGATATGGCGGCGGCGGATTTCGACCAGCACCTGGCCAGCTGGGCCGCCATGCAGGCTCTCGCCGGCCAAACTCCGCGCACGGCGGACGAGCTCAGGACCCAGCTGCAGCAGCGCTTGCTGCTGTTGCCGCCGGCGCACACCGAGCGGCTGATCGCCGAGGCCGGTTTCTCTGCGCCGCAGCGCTTCTTCCAGTCGTTGCTGATCCATGCCTGGGCGGCTCGCAAACCGGCATAA
- a CDS encoding 3-oxoacyl-ACP reductase family protein — translation MSATLPLQGKVAFVQGGSRGIGAAIVKRLAREGAAVAFTYAASADRANALASEITAAGGKALAIKADSADAAALQQAVRQAVNSVGKLDILVNNAGVFTLGGTEELALADLDRMLAVNVRSVFVASQEAARHMNDGGRIIHIGSTNAERVPFGGAAVYAMSKSALVGLTKGMARDLGPRGITVNNVQPGPVDTEMNPDEGDFAEQLKQLMAIGRYGKDEEIASFVAYLAGPQAGYITGASLSIDGGFSA, via the coding sequence ATGTCAGCAACGCTTCCTCTGCAGGGCAAAGTCGCATTCGTTCAGGGCGGCTCACGCGGCATCGGCGCCGCCATCGTCAAACGGCTGGCGCGCGAAGGCGCCGCCGTCGCCTTTACCTACGCCGCCTCTGCCGATCGGGCCAACGCGCTGGCGAGCGAAATCACCGCCGCCGGCGGTAAAGCGCTCGCCATCAAGGCCGACAGCGCCGATGCGGCGGCGCTACAACAGGCGGTGCGTCAGGCGGTAAACAGCGTCGGCAAGCTGGATATTCTGGTGAATAACGCCGGGGTGTTCACGCTGGGCGGCACCGAGGAACTGGCGCTGGCGGATCTGGACCGCATGCTGGCGGTTAACGTGCGCAGCGTGTTCGTCGCCAGCCAGGAAGCGGCGCGCCATATGAACGACGGCGGCCGCATCATCCACATCGGCAGCACCAACGCCGAGCGCGTGCCCTTTGGCGGCGCGGCGGTGTATGCGATGAGCAAGTCGGCGCTGGTCGGCCTGACCAAGGGCATGGCGCGCGATCTCGGCCCGCGCGGCATCACCGTCAACAACGTGCAGCCCGGCCCGGTGGATACCGAGATGAACCCGGACGAAGGCGATTTTGCCGAACAGCTGAAACAGCTGATGGCCATCGGCCGCTACGGCAAAGACGAGGAAATCGCCAGCTTCGTCGCCTACCTGGCGGGACCGCAGGCGGGCTACATCACCGGCGCCAGCCTGAGCATCGACGGCGGCTTCTCGGCGTGA
- the bhsA gene encoding multiple stress resistance protein BhsA — translation MKNIKIFATALLLTTASFASVAADTPASLPAAGAQKIGVISVSGAANLSALENELAGKAAASGANAYRIVAAGGQNKLYGTAEIFN, via the coding sequence ATGAAAAACATCAAAATTTTTGCTACCGCCCTGCTGCTGACCACCGCGTCTTTCGCCAGCGTCGCCGCGGACACCCCAGCCAGCCTGCCTGCCGCCGGCGCCCAGAAAATCGGCGTGATCTCCGTTAGCGGCGCCGCCAACCTGAGCGCGCTGGAAAATGAACTGGCCGGCAAGGCCGCCGCTTCCGGCGCCAACGCCTACCGCATCGTCGCCGCCGGCGGCCAGAACAAACTGTACGGCACCGCAGAAATCTTCAACTGA
- a CDS encoding NCS2 family permease encodes MSNSQANNAVKPKGGLDGYFNISARGSTVRQEVVAGLTTFLAMVYSVIVVPSMLGKAGFPPAAVFVSTCLVAGLGSLLMGLWANLPMAIGCAISLTAFTAFSLVLGQHISIPVALGAVFLMGVLFTVISVTGIRAWILRNLPMGVAHGTGIGIGLFLLLIAANGVGLVVKNPLDGLPVALGAFTSFPVVMTLLGLAVIFGLEKLRVPGGILLVIIAISVIGLIFDPAVKYQGLFAMPSLADANGNSLIFSLDIMGALQPVVLPSVLALVMTAVFDATGTIRAVAGQANLLDKDGQIINGGKALTSDSLSSVFSGLVGAAPAAVYIESAAGTAAGGKTGLTATVVGLLFLLILFLSPLAYLVPVYATAPALMYVGLLMLSNVTKLDFNDFVDAMAGLLCAVFIVLTCNIVTGIMLGFSSLVIGRIFSGEWRKLNIGTVLIALALVAFYAGGWAI; translated from the coding sequence ATGTCGAATTCTCAAGCGAATAACGCCGTAAAACCAAAAGGCGGGCTTGATGGCTACTTTAATATTTCCGCGCGCGGCAGCACCGTGCGTCAGGAGGTGGTGGCGGGGCTGACCACCTTCCTGGCGATGGTTTACTCGGTGATCGTGGTGCCGAGCATGCTGGGCAAGGCGGGGTTCCCGCCGGCGGCGGTGTTCGTCTCCACCTGCCTGGTGGCCGGGTTGGGGTCGCTGCTGATGGGGCTGTGGGCCAACCTGCCGATGGCCATCGGCTGCGCTATCTCACTGACCGCCTTCACCGCCTTCAGCCTGGTGCTGGGCCAGCACATCAGCATTCCGGTGGCGCTGGGCGCGGTATTCCTGATGGGCGTGCTGTTCACCGTCATTTCGGTCACCGGCATCCGCGCCTGGATCCTGCGTAACCTGCCGATGGGCGTGGCGCACGGCACCGGCATCGGCATCGGCCTGTTCCTGCTGTTGATCGCCGCCAACGGCGTCGGCCTGGTGGTGAAGAACCCGCTGGACGGCCTGCCGGTGGCGCTGGGCGCCTTTACCTCCTTCCCGGTGGTGATGACGCTGCTCGGGCTGGCGGTGATTTTCGGCCTGGAGAAGCTGCGGGTGCCGGGCGGCATCCTGTTGGTGATCATCGCCATTTCGGTGATTGGCCTGATCTTCGATCCGGCGGTGAAATACCAGGGGCTGTTCGCCATGCCAAGCCTGGCGGACGCCAACGGCAACTCGTTGATTTTCAGCCTGGACATCATGGGCGCGCTGCAGCCGGTGGTCTTGCCGAGCGTGCTGGCGCTGGTGATGACCGCGGTCTTTGACGCCACCGGCACCATCCGCGCGGTGGCCGGCCAGGCCAACCTGCTGGATAAAGACGGCCAGATCATCAACGGCGGCAAGGCGCTGACCTCAGACTCCCTGAGCAGCGTCTTTTCCGGCCTGGTGGGCGCCGCGCCCGCCGCGGTGTACATCGAATCCGCCGCCGGCACCGCCGCGGGCGGCAAGACCGGCCTGACCGCCACCGTGGTCGGCCTGCTGTTCCTGTTGATCCTGTTCCTGTCGCCGCTGGCCTACCTGGTGCCGGTCTACGCTACCGCGCCGGCGCTGATGTACGTCGGCCTGCTGATGCTGAGCAACGTCACCAAGCTGGACTTCAACGACTTCGTCGACGCCATGGCCGGCCTGCTGTGCGCGGTGTTTATCGTGCTGACCTGCAACATCGTCACCGGCATCATGCTGGGCTTCAGCTCGCTGGTTATCGGCCGCATCTTCTCCGGCGAATGGCGCAAGCTGAATATCGGCACCGTGCTGATCGCACTGGCTCTGGTGGCGTTTTACGCCGGCGGCTGGGCCATCTAA